AAATTATGCTGATTAAATTTTAAAGAGGGCTTGAAAGTGAATAAAATTAAATTTAATAAAATAAATGACGGAATTATAGCCGAATTAAAAAGTATTGTCGGGGATAAATATATCCTGACCGAAAAATTTGATATTGAACCGTATTCCCATGACGAGACTGAGGACTTATCATACTATCCGGATACGGTTGTCAAGCCGCAATCAACCGAGGAAGTTTCGGCAATCCTGAAATTATGCAGTGATAATCTTATCCCGGTTACACCAAGAGGCGGCGGTACTGGTCTGTCCGGCGGCGCATTGCCGGTATATAGCGGCGTGGTTTTATCATTAGAGCGGATGAACCGCATTCTTGAAATCGATACTGCCAACATGATGGTGGTTGTCGAACCGGGTGTAATTACCGCCGTACTTCAGGACGAGCTTGAGAAAGCAGGATTGTTCTATCCGGTTGACCCTGCCTCTCGCGATTCCTGTCTTCTTGGCGGCAATATTGCCGAAAATTCCGGCGGACCGCGCGCTGTAAAATACGGCGTTACCAAAGATTATATCTATGGCCTCAAGGCTGTTCTGCCCGATGGCCGCATCTTCAAATCCGGCGGCAAGCTTTTGAAAAATGTCTCCGGCTACAATCTTACTCAATTGCTGGTTGGCTCGGAGGGCACACTGGCGGTGGTTACAGAGATTACATTAAAAATCCTGCCCAAACCGAAACATCGCCAGACAATGCTTGTGCCGTTTAACTCTCTCAATGAAGCCGCCCTCGCATTGACAAGTATATTTACAAACAAGATTATTCCCTCTGCCGCTGAGTTTATCGAGAAAGCCGCTATCAAAGCCGCCGAGGATAAATTCGAGCGAAAGTTCCCCTACTCCGATTCGGAAGCCCTGCTTCTTTTGGAAATCGATGGCAACTACTTGGAGCTTTTGGAAAATCAGGCGGAACGTATCGGTGAAATTTGCCTTGAGGGTAAGGCCGTGGATGTCTTCATAGCGGACAACCCTGTTAAACAAGCCGAGCTATGGGATACTCGCCGCAAGATAGGCGAGGCGGTCAAATCAATCGCGCCGTATAAGGAGGAGGATACGGTAGTACCGAGAGCCAACCTGCCGGCATTAGTGAAAAAAATCAAAGAGATAAGCGCTAAGTAT
The Candidatus Zixiibacteriota bacterium DNA segment above includes these coding regions:
- a CDS encoding FAD-binding protein, whose amino-acid sequence is MKFNKINDGIIAELKSIVGDKYILTEKFDIEPYSHDETEDLSYYPDTVVKPQSTEEVSAILKLCSDNLIPVTPRGGGTGLSGGALPVYSGVVLSLERMNRILEIDTANMMVVVEPGVITAVLQDELEKAGLFYPVDPASRDSCLLGGNIAENSGGPRAVKYGVTKDYIYGLKAVLPDGRIFKSGGKLLKNVSGYNLTQLLVGSEGTLAVVTEITLKILPKPKHRQTMLVPFNSLNEAALALTSIFTNKIIPSAAEFIEKAAIKAAEDKFERKFPYSDSEALLLLEIDGNYLELLENQAERIGEICLEGKAVDVFIADNPVKQAELWDTRRKIGEAVKSIAPYKEEDTVVPRANLPALVKKIKEISAKYNITTISYGHAGDGNIHCNIIKKDITDDRWNNELPKVIAELFTEVVKLGGTISGEHGIGFAQKRYLPIALSETELELMRGIKSVFDPKGVLNPGKMLL